The sequence below is a genomic window from Sphingobacterium sp. ML3W.
ACGAAAATACGAAAAATTGATGCAATTGCTGTGAATTTAATGTAAAATTTGAATTAATTGCCTTCATGTTTGTACATATTAGGAATTATTGTTATACTTGAAGAAGGTTAGTTTATAGCGAGTTAAGGGTGTGGCTATACCGAGATGGAAAATAATTTGACAATCTAAAAATCAAATGGATTTTTATATTTGATGAAAATTAATTTTCTTTGCACAGATTTATTAAACAATTAAACTATAAAATCATGTCAGATATCGCTTCAAGAGTAAAGGCAATTATCGTTGAAAAATTAGGTGTAGACGAAAACGAGGTAACACCAGAAGCTTCTTTCACTAATGATTTAGGTGCAGATTCACTTGATACTGTAGAGTTAATCATGGAATTTGAGAAAGAATTCAACGTTGCTATACCTGATGACCAAGCTGAGACTATTGGTACAGTGGGACAAGCAATCACTTATTTGGAAAAAAACGTTAACTAACTAATTAATTGGGCCAAATCGTATAAATGGAGCTTAAAAGAGTAGTAGTAACAGGATTAGGCGCACTTACACCAATTGGTAATACTGTTTCAGAATATTGGAATAGTTTACTAAATGGTGTAAGCGGTGCTGCTCCCATTACGCATTTTGATGCGTCAAAATTTAAAACCCAATTCGCTTGTGAAGTGAAGGGGTTTGATCCGCATGAATTTATGGATCGCAAGGAAGCTCGCAAAGTAGATCCTTTTGTACAGTATGCTATTGCATCATCTGATGAAGCAATTAAGGATGCTGGTTTAATTTTTGAAAATTTAGATACAAATCGTATCGGGGTAATTTGGGGATCAGGAATTGGGGGATTAACTACTTTTACAGATGAAGTAGTGAATTTCGCAAAAGGAGATGGAACACCACGTTTCAATCCTTTCTTCATTCCTAAAATGCTTGTCGATATTGCGCCGGGACATATT
It includes:
- a CDS encoding acyl carrier protein, whose product is MSDIASRVKAIIVEKLGVDENEVTPEASFTNDLGADSLDTVELIMEFEKEFNVAIPDDQAETIGTVGQAITYLEKNVN